atgatgtgtatgttgtgtataatgtgtatgttgtgtatgatgtgtataatgtgtatgatgtgtatgatgtgtatgatgtgtataatgtgtatgatgtgtatgatgtgtatgttgtgtataatgtgtatgatgtgtatgatgtgtatgttgtgtatgatgtgtatgatgtgttgttgtgtatgatgtgtatgatgtgtatgttgtgtataatgtgtatgatgtgtatgatgtgtatgttgtgtataatgtgtatgatgtgtatgttgtgtataatgtgtatgatgtgtatgatgtgtatgttgtgtatgtgtatgttgtgtatgatgtgtatgatgtgtatgttgtgtatgatgtgtatgatgtgttgttgtgtatgttgtgtatgatgtgtagttgtgtatgttgtgtatggtgtgtatgatgtgtatgatgtgtatgatgtgtatgttgtgtatgatgtgtatgtgtatgatgtgtatgttgtgtatgatgtgtatgatgtgtatgatgtgtatgatgtgtatgttgtgtatgatgtgtataatgtgtatgatgtgttgttgtgtatgatgtgttgttgtgtatgatgtgtatgatgtgtatgatgtgtatggtgtgttgttgtgtatgttgtgtatgatgtgtatgatgtgtatgatgtgtatgttgtgtatgatgtgtatgatgtgtatgttgtgtatgatgtgtatgtgtatgatgtgtatgttgtgtataatgtgtatgttgtgtatgatgtgtatgatgtgtatgatgtgtatgatgtgtataatgtgtatgatgtgtatgatgtgtatgttgtgtataatgtgtatgatgtgtatgatgtgtatgttgtgtataatgtgtatgatgtgtatgttgtgtatgatgtgtatgatgtgttgttgtgtatgatgtgtatgatgtgtatgttgtgtataatgtgtatgatgtgtatgatgtgtatgttgtgtataatgtgtatgatgtgtatgttgtgtataatatgtatgatgtgtatgatgtgtatgttgtgtatgtgtatgttgtgtatgatgtgtatgatgtgtatgttctgtatgatgtgtatgatgtgtatgttgtgtatgatgtgtatgttgtgtatgttgtgtatgatgtgtatgttgtgtataatgtgtatgatgtgtatgttgtgtatgttgtgtatgatgtgtatgatgtgtatgatgtgttgttgtgtataatgtgtttgtattgtaaTTGACTGTCACCCTGTAAACTGTGCATAAAGTCCTAGAAGAATAAGGTTTACTATACCACATGACTGACTATCTGCTCCTCCAATCAGAGCGAAAGGAAGGAGCAGCTGCGGGCCCAAAGCCGAGGGACAGGTCCCACATTGAGAACACGCTGCGATTGGCGGCAGCTGAACCCTCCGCAGAGTTCTCAGGTAAGAAGCAAACACGTTGAAACATGATGACGGGAGGGTTAGGGTCCTGCAgatgtgttcacatgttctGTGCTGCCAAGCGTTTCAAACGTCTCTCAGACCTTCTCTGCAGAAATGCCTGAAGTGTTGCACTGAAACACAGAAGTCAGCCGATTGTTTACAGAAACTCTGacagtggaaaagaaaaacagatgtttgcATGTGAATGAAAGGAAGCTTTACACAACGTTTGGAGCTTTTCTGCCATAACTATTTTGAAGATTGCTTCATGATGTCCACTCCCTGGGCTGGCATCCAACAGTGTGATTTCagtatgtatctgtgtgtatgtgtgcgagCGTGCACGTCCAGAGGCAGGTGATTAATCAGTGCAGTAGTGAAACTCTGTCCTGGGCATGAAAGCCTCTCTGTGCTCTCAAAGCAGATTGGTTTATTTCAGATCAGCCAGCGTGCTGCAGCAGAGCCCGTCTCTGTGAATCACCTCAGCTGAGTCCCTTTATGAGAGTCATTCATCATGTGCTGTTGAAGCATGTGTTGTAATCTGTAACGCCATTACATCCCAATTATAACATCCCACCTCTTCTCTGTTTGAAGCTGCGATGAAGACGCTGCTGAGCACATACCACAACGCCATCAAGCCGATGGAGCAGGCCTTCAAGTACAACGAGCTCAGGCAGCACGAAGTCACAGGTAAGTCTGCCTCCTATTGGTGATAAagaagcagcaacctccagggatgaaaaatgaaggtttgaaaaatcctgcagttccttgagtgtccactagaggctggctgcagaagcacaggaagtcacatacacacccattcttaaaagcctgtttttacagcagagatgaccATGTCTAACAGGTGGGATTAGGGTTGtttaaataggtctgattagatcaggtctcgatcggcacacaccaAAACATTTAGTTCCTTCAGTTAAAGGTTTGACAATAACctggagctgcagagaaacattaAAGTAAGAACAAAGTCATAATGAATCCCAGAGAGAGCCGAACCCTGACTAACCAAGACACGTACCATCAGGGCTCTGTGTGCTGAAAAGGGGACTCACTAAAACTTTGATCCATCACACTTGAGCCAGGGAGGATTAGTGATgctgaggagctgcagagcaAAGACTGCAGGCTGGGGAACATTACTCTGCTGCCCCTTGTGGTGAAGGGTGGAAATGCCTGTATTTAACTCTGGTGAATATTTATGTGACACAAGTGTGATCagcacttttactttgaaatgcaCTTTGGTtacttactgtgtgtgtgtgtctgtctgtctgtctgtgtgtttgtgtgtgtgtgtgtgtctgtctgtgtgtgtgtgtgtgtgtgtgtgtgtgtgtgtgtgtgtgtgtgtgtgtgtgtgtgtgtgtgtgtgtctgtctctgtgtgtgtgtgtgtgtctgtctctgtgtgtgtgtgtgtgtgtgtgtgtgtgtgtatctctgcaGACGGTGAGGTGACCTCTAAGCCCATGGTTCTGTTCCTGGGACCCTGGAGTGTAGGCAAATCCTCCATGATCAACTACCTGCTGGGTCTTCATGGAACCTCACAGCAGCTCTACACAGGTTCACACTGAATACACACCGAACACACACCGAACACACACGGAATACACTGAATACACACtgaatacacactgaacacacactgaatacacactgaacacacactgaacacacaccgAATACACtgaatacacactgaacacacactgaacacacactgaacacacaccgAATACACtgaatacacactgaacacacactgaacacacactgaacacacactgaatacaCACCGAATACACtgaatacacactgaacacacactgaacacacactgaacacacactgaacacacaccgAATACACtgaatacacactgaacacacactgaacacacactgaacacacactgaacacacaccgAATACACTGAATACACAccgaacacacactgaacacacactgaacacacactgaatacactgaacacacactgaacacacactgaatacaCTGAatacactgaacacacactgaacaaacactgaATACACTGAatacactgaacacacactgaacacacactgaacacacactgaacacacactgaacaaacactgaatacactgaatacacactgaacacacactgaacaaacactgaatacactgaatacacactgaacacacactgaacaaacactgaatacactgaacacacactgaacacacactgaacaaacactgaatacactgaacacacactgaacacacactgaacacacactgaacaaacactgaacacacactgaacacacactgaacacacactgaacacacactgaacaaacactgaatacactgaacacacactgaacacacactgaacacacactgaacacacactgaacaaacactgaATACACTGAatacactgaacacacactgaacacacactgaatacacactgaacacacactgaacacacactgaacacacactgaacacacacagaatacacaCCGAATACACACCgaacacacactgaatacacactgaacacacactgaacacacactgaacacacactgaacacacaccgAATACACACCGAATACACACCgaacacacactgaatacacactgaacacacacagaatacacactgaatacacacagaatacacactgaacacacactgaacacacactgaacacacactgaacacacacagaatacacactgaacacacactgaacacacactgaacacacactgaacacacactgaatacacactgaacacacacagaatacacactgaacacacactgaacacacactgaacacacactgaacacacaccgaatacacactgaacacacactgaacacacactgaacacacactgaatacacactgaacacacacagaatacacactgaatacacactgaacacacacagaatacacaCTGAATACACACTGAACAGGTGACTCGTAGTGACGTGTAGAATAATTCACTTCAGACTTCTCAAGTTTTCATGATGTCCATCTTTTTAACATCGTTAAGATTTAAAAGTCGTCTCATAGGTTTTTTGTTTCAGGAATATTTGTCCTTCAGGGCCACCGAACCTCCTCCTTCACACCACTTTATAAACTGAGTAACGATGAGACATGGAGAACTCTAATGGTGTGGGGTTCTTTGATTGTTCAGGATTCTGCAGACTCCTCACCTCTCCATGTGTCCACCAGGTGCTGAGCCCACCACCTCAGAGTACACGGTCATAATGCACGGGGACAAGTTTAAGACCATCGAGGGCATCGTCATGGCAGCAGACAGCTCACGCTCATTCTCACCTCTAGAGAAATTTGGCCAAGGTTTCCTGGAGCGTCTGGTGGGCATCGAGATGCCCCACAAGCTGCTGGAGAGGGTAACCTTCGTTGACACGCCCGGCATCATCGAGAACCGCAAGCAGCAGGAGAGAGGTGACCAACGCTGCAGAGTTCACTGTCTGTTTGTTCACGACAGCAACCATTTATAAATGAAGAAGATTCTGAAGCGTTTGACGAATGTGACCAAATGGTTTTTCACCTTCTgaattttagtatttttttattgtttttttattatttaagtttatttaaacaggagaacctcattgagattaagaatgtAATTtgcaagagtgtcctggcctagaggggcagcagcacaacaaagagttacagacataaaacacagagtaattacaaacacactttaacatGTCTTGAGTCACAGAGCACAAAGTCATTAAAGCATCTACAAACTGAAGCATCTTCCTCAcacaccttcaatctacttttaaatgatttaaagagacatgcacccccagacacagatcatcctgcaggagattccAGGCCGCCGGAGCAGCGaacctgaaactccttttccccatttcaagaCGCACTTTGCATCATTTCCTGAACCATGAATATTATAAACGACATGAGTGTGACCAgtttctgccccccccccctcaggttaCCCCTACAATGAGGTGTGCCAGTGGTTCATCGATCGAGCAGATCTCATCTTCCTCGTCTTCGACCCCACCAAGCTGGACGTGGGCGGCGAGCTGGAGATGCTCTTCAAGCAAATGAAGGGCCGCGAGTCTCAGATTCGCCTGATCCTCAACAAGGCCGACAGCCTGACCACGCAGGACCTGATGAGGGTCTACGGAGCCCTGTTCTGGAGCATGGCGCCGCTCATCAACGCCACAGAGCCTCCACGGGTTTACGTCAGCTCCTTCTGGCCTCAGGATTACGCTGCAGACACCAGCCGAGGACTCTTCATAAAGGAGGAGACATCTCTGCTGGAGGACCTGAACCAGGTTCACAGtctacaaacacaaactcagacTGAGTGTTTCACTGAACTCCAGCTGCATGAACACATTCTCAGTGACATGTGGGGGCGTGAAGTCACCCCTCACGCTCAGAGTCTTTCTCCGCTCCTCCTGTTCTTTGACAAAAATGAAAGTTTGATAAACTCACATTATCAAAGACAagtcacattattttttttatttattgatttaacctttatttaacaaggttggtcccattgagattaaaaacctatttttcaagggagacctggccaagacaggcagcagcaaaaacacaaagttacagacggaaatacaaagagagacacagtacaatttacaaagcacaacattttggattaaaatagaaacatctatgagtcatatttgggaatcagttgttcaaacagccgagctgcatcgacatcctatagaatctgcttccatgtccttcattttagatttaaaaacatttaaggacaccagctcagcataaagaggtcctgagcataaagaggtcctgagaacACAAAGAATACTGAATACTGGTCTTAGATCAAATGACGCTCCAAAGATGGACGACTGAACAGAGTCTCTTATTACAGCGCTCCGTGTGATTGGAAGTATTCACAGTAAAAACCAGAGCGTTCTtatgaagcagcttcagaaTATTCATGAAGGTGTTACTGGTCTTTGTTACTACGTTTAAGTCCCACCGCTCGCTCGCTGtgatttttcctgaatattttctccTGCGTtcatctgctcctctcctcttgtcacttacaataaaggaaaaacaagatgttgtgGTTTTAACAACAGCCTTCAGcctcctctcactcctctctctctctctcctctcctttaggTGATCGAGAATCAAATAGAGAACAAGATCGCCTTCATCCGCCAGCACGCCATCCGTGTTCGCATCCACGCTCTCCTGGTGGACCGCTACCTACAGACCTACTACGACAAGCTGGGCTGGTTCAGCGACCCCTACGAGGTCTTCCAGGACATCGTCAACGACCCGGACAAGTACTACATCTTCAAATCCATCCTGGCCAAAACCAACGTCAGCAAGTTCGACCTCCCGGACAAAGAGGCCTACCAGGACTTCTTCGGCGTGAACCCCGTGTCCGGCTTCAAGCAGCTGTCATACCACTGCAGCTGGAGCGCCGGATGTCTGCTGGAGAACATCGAGAGGGCCATCTCACACACGCTCCCGGCTCTGCTCAGCGGCGTCAGCAAGGCCTCAGACACGCCTGCACCCACCAAGGCtgcacctccacctccccctccaCTCCCCGGAACCTGCGAGGGACCCGGGTGTGAGGAGACACCAAAGAACCGCTGGAGGAGGCAGtgacagggaggagagaggggagcagGAGGCGGGATCAGAGGAGGcagtgagagggaggagagaggaggcagtgaggtggaggagagaggggagcaggaggacatactggctgctgcattgttatcagagaagccagcacttcaacatagaatgtttccttaatgtctgatcatatagtaaggtcactttatcatttcactcactacacatctcactggtTGGACCTTTAAGGTTTATGTTTAGGTGAAGTATCCTAATGTGCATGACAAACGACATcccataaaaaacatcaacacgACATGTTCATGAAGATATCTTCACTGGGacaagatttgtatttttgggctttttttgggCCTTCATTACAAAGAcaggacaagagagagagagaaagagagagagagggacgacatgcaggaaagccACAGGTCAGCTGTAGACCCGGACCACTACATGGGGCGCTCAAACCAACCACTCGTCCCCAGGCACCTGAAGACCCCTCTTCACCTTCACTTGTCCTTACAGAGATGATCAACATGTTTCTGGGTCTCTGGAGGAGCCAAACACTGAATGTTTATGACTTCATTTAAACATAGACATCTATGTTTACTAACACCATCACTCATGAACACATCTGATGATTTCTTTTCCCGccctttttccccctctgtacATTATTTATTCCTCTTTGAGTGACGTGAGCGGTTTGACGTTGAACACCGCCTGCCGCTCTTCAGTCGTCTGTGTCGTGTGCTGTGTCTTTACATTGTGATTCTTTTCATGGCGGGACGTTTAGAACAGAATCATGTGTTCTCTATGTCCCCGCCTCGTCGTTAGCAGGAGCCATGTTGGTCACTGTGCTGTATTATTGTTTCTCTTTACTTCACTGCGTCACTCTAAAACATTTAGTTTGACTCTAACGTCCTCCACACTCATTGACGAGCAGCTTCCTGTTGAACGTGAGCTGGTTGTGATGTCACCGCGGCCTCTCGGCTCTCTGGATGCTGCTGGTTTGACCTCCACCCGGCTGAACACCACATGGGTATTCCCTAAACCAATCAAATCTCGTCCTTGTTTCTTAAagtctgtttgtatttgtgtgatttcttttgattaaaaacagagaaacgtctgcagcCTTCCTTTGTGTCCTTTGAAAGACTAATGAGATCTCTCTCCCAAAGACTATTTATAATTAACATCACTTCGTAGTCAAGCTGCAAGATTCATGGTGAGGAGTGTTTGGGGAGGACAGCAGCGCTATGCTCCTCTCGACGTCCCCCCTCATGATGAAATATCACAGACTGATGTGATCCTACATCACAGCATGAATTACAAACATGATTCAAGAGGTGTGAGaatataaaagaaagaaagaaaacgcaATAACAATctaaaaaaacctgtttgtttgtttaatttggcAGTGAGTAAAATCAGCCACCAGGAGGCGCCTCAGCTCAGCGTGTAACCTGACTGAACCTCCAGTGTGAACACGGCAGGCTGGAACAACTTCATCTCAGATATAAATGCTTCATTCTAATCAAAACTAGTTAGAAAACTGGATAGAAAATATCTAAACTTTAAATATCTGATTACCTCCACATTCCTGATCATTTTACtttctttaaaggggacatattctgaaaactGCTCTTCTACAGTGTatgtgaacatatatttgggtaacctgagtgtctactgacccacaaaatgtgaaataaacccatccagtcctttgtttgtggtctgcataagtcttacaacacagagaaaaatgctgtGTTTCatatgtgctctccttgtgatgtcacagtgggattcaggtaaaaagaaatccccctcgaacaaaacttttgagcaggtccgccatttttattgtCACTAccaaggagtgatgtctacggggaaaactcagggggggctcattgcatttaaagacacacacacaccaaaacggagcgttctgagagagctggtttatacagggtcacaaacctcctctggtgcttgattcatgttatattttgaccaaagcacagcacagatgtttcatttagaccacatgagactgtttgaaaaggtggagaaagaggataatatgtcctctttaatgttaGTGTGAGCGTCACATCTTCACATGTCTGCAGGCCGACGACCTTCAGCAGCAATAACACGAGATTAGACTCTCTGAGAGCAGCTCTTATAGACGCATGGAtcgatggtaaatggacttaagcttggatatttcttttctagtcttcaaagcgcttttacaccgcaggtcacacatacacattcacaccctgatggtagaggctgctgtgtaaagacaccatcagttttttttttatattttatttatacattttcagttttataaacaaacagcacagcaacaaaaaagcCCCCCTAAGACAAAGAGGACttagaaaaataagaataataaagcaaaacaacaacaaagacacgCTCTTATAGGATATCTTACAATACAGTaagtcaacatttgtttttcaacaaGAATCAGCGCCAACTGTTAAGAGATCACGGTGTGTCTCATTGGCCTAGGACAGTATAAGTACATGGTTTCTATACATATAAGTAGTGTGGACAACTGTtacaatcagaaaacaaacaaacaaacaaacttatacaagcagaaaaaaactttaGGTTGTCTTTGATAAGTAAGACAAGAATGGTTGCCACATTTTATCAAAGGTTGTagagctgagagagacactATATCGGACCCTCTCCAGCGGTAGCAGTCTCCAGGACTCAATGTTGACTTTGAGTCTCTCTATCATGTTCAAATAATTAAGTTTATAAATTAATCTAGGGTCTTTAGGGATATCAACTCCTAAGTACTTGATTTTGTCCGTGGCAATGGGAAACAGcagattttaaagaaaatctgGGTTTAAGTCTCCTGTAAGGGGCATAAATTCACTCTTATCCCAGTTTATAGTATAACCAGATAATGTATCAAAATCTTTGATAAGTTCAAGAAGGGAAGGGAGGGATTC
This window of the Labrus mixtus chromosome 2, fLabMix1.1, whole genome shotgun sequence genome carries:
- the LOC132994175 gene encoding sarcalumenin-like, producing the protein MKSVLCACCVLALLALTAAGSSIHDEEPLVRLQLQQPEGDLFSCGCDTTEEPATQSSSNDTPAPERAMCQPCSKPPSTLDTEEEPASSSEHEEEQEEGAAPADEDASTEEVTSHGEQEDLEEAASREEEAMSEEVEEGEAEEAAASEEEEKVAEVKEDEEEAEEEEVNEAQEEVAEEEPEAEEAVEDTQEDTQEEAAEEETVEALIHEAVEDEDTAAEEEAAASEPEPEPQTDSEPEESEPEVLEEPELEVVSEPEPQSEETAEPEPQDVSEPEVSEPEPEPEVSAEPEGELEITAEPEPEVISEQEVIQEPEPEVTAEPKIEAVAEPEIEAVTEPEIEAVAEPEIEAVAEPEPEPEAVLEEIAPEPVEVLEEEPVETTEEEPVDMEEVTVEAVTEAVTEEATEEATEEEPAQSQTEERKEGAAAGPKPRDRSHIENTLRLAAAEPSAEFSAAMKTLLSTYHNAIKPMEQAFKYNELRQHEVTDGEVTSKPMVLFLGPWSVGKSSMINYLLGLHGTSQQLYTGAEPTTSEYTVIMHGDKFKTIEGIVMAADSSRSFSPLEKFGQGFLERLVGIEMPHKLLERVTFVDTPGIIENRKQQERGYPYNEVCQWFIDRADLIFLVFDPTKLDVGGELEMLFKQMKGRESQIRLILNKADSLTTQDLMRVYGALFWSMAPLINATEPPRVYVSSFWPQDYAADTSRGLFIKEETSLLEDLNQVIENQIENKIAFIRQHAIRVRIHALLVDRYLQTYYDKLGWFSDPYEVFQDIVNDPDKYYIFKSILAKTNVSKFDLPDKEAYQDFFGVNPVSGFKQLSYHCSWSAGCLLENIERAISHTLPALLSGVSKASDTPAPTKAAPPPPPPLPGTCEGPGCEETPKNRWRRQ